From the Burkholderia ubonensis subsp. mesacidophila genome, the window AGCGCGAAGCCGAGCGCCGTCTGCGCGGCCGCCGACGTGCCGGGCGCCGCGTTCGCGAGCACGCTGAAGTCGCCGCGGCACGCTTCCTGCCCGCGAAACAGGTCGCAGACGGCGTCGATCGCCTCGCGCTGGTAGTCGAGATCCGCTTCGAAATGCAGCCGCATCACAGGCTCCGCACGCGCTTCACGCCGTGCTGCTCGAGCAGCGCGGCGAGATTGAGCTTCGCGACGTCGTCGACGAAGCCGCTGTCGCGGAACAGGCAGGTGACGTCGCGCGTCGTGCCGTGCGCGTCGAGCAGCGCGACGATGCCGTCGGCGAGCGGCTCGGCGTCGTCGCGCGACACGCGCGCGTCGAAGCACGCGACCACCGACGGCCCGATCAGGTGGACCGTCTTGCCGGCCACCGCGTGATGCGTGACCGGCGTGCACAGGTCGAGGCCGAGCTTCAGCGTCAGCTCGGCGAGCAGGTCGTCGTCGCTGCGGCCGGTCTTCACATGCTCGACGGATGCGAACAGCGCATGGTCGAAATCGTCGCGGCGCGGGTCCCACTCGATCACGTTGGTCGTGTCGAGCCGGTACACGCGAAAGCCGAGGTCGCCGTAGCTCTCCGGATAGTCGCGCGCGACCTGCTGCGCGGCGCGGCGCAGGCGTTCCTTGGTCAGCTCGGCGAGCGTTGCGGGCTTCTTCAGCTTCGCGCAGAACTCGGCCGCGGCCTGCTGCGCCTTGTCGCGGCCGTCGAGCGGCTCGGGCAGCTGCACGAGCACGTAGCGGCGCGCACCGCCGTCGGTCGCGTTGAGCTGCATCACCGCGTGGCCGGTCGAGCCGGAGCCCGCGAAGCAGTCGACGACGATGTCGTCGCCGCGCGTGCACCAGCCGATCACCGCCGCCGCGAAATCGACCGGCTTCGGCTGCTCGAACGGCACGCCGAGCGCCTTCAGCAGCGCGTCGTCCGAGCCGCCGAACGGCAGCACCGACGGCACGTTCTCGTACATGTTCTCGTCGAGGTAGTAGATCCGCTGCGGCTGCGTGGTCTCGTCCGCGCCGAACTCGATCAGCCCGCGCTCGAGCAGCGCCTGCATCGTCGCGGGCGGATTGCGCCAGCCGCGCTCCGGCATCGCGCACGGCTTGCCCGTGACCGGGTGCACGAGCGGCACGAAGTACTCGTCCGGCGCCTTCTTCTTGTTCGGCCACGCCATCGACACGAGGCGGTACACGCGCCCGTCCTCCGACAGCCGGTCGTACATCACCTCGCCGCCGGACAGGCCGGTCTGCGTCTTGACCCACGCCCGGTACGCCTGCGCGGCGTCCGCAGCGGTGCCGCTGCGACGCACGAGGTCGTATGCCGCGTCGAGCATGCGCTGCGCGTTGCGCTTCGGGCGCTTGAGCGGCGTCGCTTCGTGCAGCGCCTCCGCGTTGCGCGCGAACAGCACGAGCGATTCGTGCTGGTACGCGACGCCGCGAGCGTCGCCCTTCGGGTTGCGCTTGTCCCACACGGCCACGCCGAGCTCGTTCTCCTCGCCGAAGATCTCGCGCAGCATCAGCACCAGCGCATGCACCTCGTGCTCGTCGATGTGCACGGCGATCAGCCCGGCGTCCGACAGCAGCGCGTGCGCGAGCTTCAGGCGCGGGTACATCATGTTCAGCCAGTCGGTATGGAACCGGCCGTTCGCCTCGGTGTTGGTGCTGCGCTTCACGCCGCCGTCGGTCTGGCCGGTGACCGCGAGGTAGTGGCGCAGGCTGTCGCTGAAGTCGTCCGGGTACACGAAATCGCTGCCGGTGTTGTACGGCGGATCGATGTAGACCAGCTTCACCTTGCCCGCGTAGCTCTTGTGCAGCAGCTTCATCACGTCGAGGTTGTCGCCCTCGATCACGAGGTGGCGGGTGTCGTCCCACGCGACGCTGTCGGCCGGGCAGGGCCGCAGCGTGCCGGTCGACGGCGTGAGCGCCGCCTGCCGCGCGCGGCGCTTGCCGTGCCAGTGGAAGCCGTATCGTTCGTCGGCGTCGCCGACCGTGCGATCGCCGACCAGCGCCTTCAGCGCGTCGACGTCGACCGATGCGCCGCCGGGGCCTTCGGTCACGAGTTCGGGGAACAGCGCCTTCAGGCGCGCGACGTTGTCGGCGGTGAAATCCGTCGACTTCGCCTGCGGGCTCGCCGCATCGAGTTTGTGCATCGTCTTTTCCATCCTGGGCCCGGCCGCGCCGCGCCCGGACGTCGGGCGCTGTCGCGGCGCCGGCGGCCGGGGCCGCCGCGGGCGAACCCGAAACGCTAGCGAGTCGGTCGGCGCAGGTCAAGCACCGGTGTGTGCCGGTATGCGCCGGAAATCGGCCCGCCGGGCCGGATCGCCCGCCGGACGGGCGCGGCGGGGCGGCGGCCGCGTTGTCGCAACATGCGGCGCGCGGGCCGGAAAACGACCAAAACGGATCGAACAACGGCGGAAAAGGGACCGGAACGCCCGACGAAAAAAAGGGGCACGGACGGCGCGGTGCGCCGGCGTGCCCCGAGGGAGCGTTCGGGAATGAGGGTCGCGGGCAGGGCGCACAGCGCCCCGCACGGGGTCAGAAGCGGGTGCGGATGCCGGTCGTCAGTTCGAGCTGGTTGTTCGAGCCAAACGTCGACGACACCTTGTAGCCGCCGTGCAGCTTCATGTAGTCGCCCGCCAGATAGACTTCGGTGCGCTTGCTCAGGTGGTAGAAGATCGAGCCGTAGATCGTTTCCTTGAAGCCGCTGCCGACGCCGTTGGTCAGGCTGAACGCGCCGAGGTTCGCGTTCGGCGTGAAGCCGTCCGAGTTGTACGCGGCGTTCTTGGTGCGCATCTGCTGGTAGCCGAGCTCGTAGTCGAGCGGGCCTTGCGGCGCGATCTTCATCGACACGGTCCACGCGTCGTCGTGGCGCTGGCCGAGCGAGCCCTGGTCGCCGTTGTAGCGGAAGTAGCCGGCATTCACGCGCACGATGCTGAACGTGTAGTTGCCGCCGGCCGAGAACGTCTGGTTCCGGAAGCCGTTGTGGTTCACGTGGCTGTAGAAGCCCGACACGTTGAACGGCCCGCCGTTGTAGCCGAGCGCGACCTGGTACGCGGAGCCGTTCGCGAACTGGGTCGAGTTGCTGAACTGGTAGCCCGCTGCCGCGAAGATGCCGTTGCTGAACAGCTTCTTCCACGCGATGCCGTTGTTGTAGCGCGTGCCGGTCGGGCCGGCCGCGTAGAAGATCATCTGCTTGAAGTTGTTCGAGTTGGTCCAGCCGCCTTCCTCGGTGGTCAGCTGCGCGGTGCCGTACGCGTCGCCGTAGATCGCCGCCGCGTCGCGCGCGATCGTGTTCTGGAAGCCGGCCGTCAGCTTGCCGAAGCGTTCGTCCTGGACGCCGACCCACGAATCGCGGTCGAAGATCTGGCCCGAGTCTTCCATCTGGCCGTTCGCGACCACGTATTCGCTTTCGAGGCGGAAGATGATCTTCGTGCCGCCGCCGATGTCCTCGGCGCCGCGCAGGCCCCAGCGGCTGCCGCTGAACCACGGCTCGCCGTCGTTGCCCATGCCGATCACGTGCTTGCCGTTCGCATCCGCGTGCGTGCGGTAGGTCGGGAAGCTCAGGTCCATCAGGCCATAGAGCTGCACGCTCGATTGCGCGTGCGCCTGCGTCGCGGCGCACAGCCCCGCCGCGATGGAAAGGGCCAGGTATTTTCGTTTCAAGATCGTCTCCTCCGAGCTGCCGCATTGAAATTCGGTTGTTGGCAGTACGTAAATGTATGCCGTCTCCTGCCGGCCCCTGCGAGATGACCGACGCGTAGCATCGTAGAGCGTGCAATCCTTCGTGCCGCTTTCGCGGGCTTGCAGATCGGATCAGTGAAAACACCGAACGACGGCAACGCACCGGAGTCCTTAGGGATGCCCGAGGCCGGGCGGACGGGGGAGAGCGGGATCGTTCGCGCCGCGCGCGGGGTCCCGCGGCGTGTGCGTGAATACAACAGTGAACGCGAAGGATGCGCAGCCGGGCACAGGCGTGCGCAAGCGCTGCCGCTCGCGCGGCAGGCCGTGGGGACGCGCGGCGTCAGCCTTGCGCGGTCTTCGCGCGCAGGATGTAGCCGAGCCCGCGCAGCGTGATGATCTCCGCCGTGCTGAGCGCGAGATGCTTGCGCAGCCGGTGGATGTAGATGTCGATCGCGTCCGCGCTCGGCTCGTCGTCGAGCGCGAACACGCTGTCCATCAGCCGCGCCTTCGACACGGTCTTGTTCTGCTGCAGCATCAGCGTCTCGAGGATCGCGTGCTCGCGGCGGCGCAAGGCCAGCGGCACGTCGTGGCAGCGGAATTCGCGCGTGCCGAACGCGTAGACGAGATCACCGCACACGAGCTGGGTCGCACCGACGCCCGCCTGGCGGCGGATCAGCGCGCGGATCCGCGCCACCAGCTCGCGCGACTCGAACGGCTTGACGACGTAGTCGTCGGCGCCCGCGCCGAAGCAGTCGACCTTGT encodes:
- a CDS encoding site-specific DNA-methyltransferase, yielding MHKLDAASPQAKSTDFTADNVARLKALFPELVTEGPGGASVDVDALKALVGDRTVGDADERYGFHWHGKRRARQAALTPSTGTLRPCPADSVAWDDTRHLVIEGDNLDVMKLLHKSYAGKVKLVYIDPPYNTGSDFVYPDDFSDSLRHYLAVTGQTDGGVKRSTNTEANGRFHTDWLNMMYPRLKLAHALLSDAGLIAVHIDEHEVHALVLMLREIFGEENELGVAVWDKRNPKGDARGVAYQHESLVLFARNAEALHEATPLKRPKRNAQRMLDAAYDLVRRSGTAADAAQAYRAWVKTQTGLSGGEVMYDRLSEDGRVYRLVSMAWPNKKKAPDEYFVPLVHPVTGKPCAMPERGWRNPPATMQALLERGLIEFGADETTQPQRIYYLDENMYENVPSVLPFGGSDDALLKALGVPFEQPKPVDFAAAVIGWCTRGDDIVVDCFAGSGSTGHAVMQLNATDGGARRYVLVQLPEPLDGRDKAQQAAAEFCAKLKKPATLAELTKERLRRAAQQVARDYPESYGDLGFRVYRLDTTNVIEWDPRRDDFDHALFASVEHVKTGRSDDDLLAELTLKLGLDLCTPVTHHAVAGKTVHLIGPSVVACFDARVSRDDAEPLADGIVALLDAHGTTRDVTCLFRDSGFVDDVAKLNLAALLEQHGVKRVRSL
- a CDS encoding porin; protein product: MKRKYLALSIAAGLCAATQAHAQSSVQLYGLMDLSFPTYRTHADANGKHVIGMGNDGEPWFSGSRWGLRGAEDIGGGTKIIFRLESEYVVANGQMEDSGQIFDRDSWVGVQDERFGKLTAGFQNTIARDAAAIYGDAYGTAQLTTEEGGWTNSNNFKQMIFYAAGPTGTRYNNGIAWKKLFSNGIFAAAGYQFSNSTQFANGSAYQVALGYNGGPFNVSGFYSHVNHNGFRNQTFSAGGNYTFSIVRVNAGYFRYNGDQGSLGQRHDDAWTVSMKIAPQGPLDYELGYQQMRTKNAAYNSDGFTPNANLGAFSLTNGVGSGFKETIYGSIFYHLSKRTEVYLAGDYMKLHGGYKVSSTFGSNNQLELTTGIRTRF
- a CDS encoding response regulator, with amino-acid sequence MKLLLVEDNAELAHWIVNLLRGEDFAVDSVGDGERADAVLKTERYDAVLLDMRLPGISGKEVLSRLRRRNDNVPVLMLTAHGSVDDKVDCFGAGADDYVVKPFESRELVARIRALIRRQAGVGATQLVCGDLVYAFGTREFRCHDVPLALRRREHAILETLMLQQNKTVSKARLMDSVFALDDEPSADAIDIYIHRLRKHLALSTAEIITLRGLGYILRAKTAQG